The window GTTGAGACAGCGGACATCATGGCTGTGGTGCCCAGCATCTGACGGATGCTGGTGATTGATCGTCCAGTGCAGTGACATATTTCAGGAGGTTACATGCAAACCGGTCATGAACTCTTTGTCCACGGACTAAATGACATACTCGACGGCGAGCACCAACTCGTCGAAGCATTGGAAGAGAACGCGAATGATTCCTCACGAGCGGACTTAAAGAAGGCGTTTGAGCAACACCGTAAAGAAACCCAGGGCCAAATTAAGCGACTACAGCAGTGTTTGGAGCTTCTCGGAGAACCAAGCGATCAAAGCGAATGTCACGGTATCCGTGGTTTGGTTGCCGAGAAGAAGGCTTTTATGGAAGAACAGCCGACGGACGATCTGCTAGACGTCTTCAACGTGGGCGCTGCGATAAAAGTCGAAACTTACGAAATTTGTGAGTACGAGTCGTTAGTCGACTTGGCGCGAGAGATGAAACACTCCAAAGTCGCTCAGCTACTATGAAATGATGAGTGAGGAACAACAGCAGAAGAGCTCTCCTGGAGGCAGGACCGTTCGCAGGAGACGTGCAGCCTAGAAGGTAAGCGGCTCGTTCGGTTTGAATATCGTGGGCCATCTTCGGAGCAACTCCAGTGGAGCAACTCCAGCCTTCGTTCAACCATCCAGTCTGCCATTGATCGCGGAGGATAAGCTATGAGAAAAGCGCTTTTGCTAACAGCATTCGTTGCCCTGCTTGCATGGACAGCCTGGGCTGCTGATGCGGCACGCCAGCTCGATGCTGCCGCTCAGGTAATTCAAAACATGACTTCTTCCAACCAGATTCCGCCTGCCCTTCTAAACCAGTCACAATGCATAGCCGTGGTCCCGCGTCTGACCAAAGGAGGTTTTATTGTAGGTGGGGAGCATGGAAGCGGAGTCGTAAGTTGTCGAACGACATCCGGATCCGGATGGAGCGCACCAGCATTTATCGCCATCACCGGCGGTAGTGTTGGTCTACAGGCTGGAGCAGAACACCAAGATATTGTCATGTTGATGAACAACCAAGGAGAGCAAGAACTTAAAAACGGACATTGGGATCTGGGTGCGGAAGCGGTCGCGGCCGGTCCGACCGGCGCCAGTGTTGGGCGAGGCGAGAGCACCGGCTGGAAAGCGCCAGTTCTCTCGTATGCGCACTCAAGCGGAGCTTATGCGGGTGCAAACCTTCAAGGTTCGAAAATTAGCGCCGATCAGGACATGATCCACAACATTTACGGCAAGGATGCGTCGTTCCAAAGCATCCTCGATGGTCAGGTACAAGCACCAGCATCGGCACAGCAATTCATCTCTGCTTTGCCGTCGGCACAGAAGTAGTCGGCGAGCACCTTTAAGGTTTCTCAGGCGGGCCGCGCAGGCCCGCTTTATTCCTCTCCCTTCAAACAGTGTTGAACCCCCACCGGCACTGCAGTTCGAGGCAAAGGAGTTAGGTTCCAGTTGAAAGTTGCACTCATCGCCGCGCCCTTCATTGCAGTTCCGCCCGCTGACTATGGCGGGACCGAACTGTTTGTCGCACAACTTGCTGAAGGCCTTCACAACGCTGGCACCGAGGCGGTTGTGTACACGAATCGCGAATCGAGTGTTGGGGTAGAACGGCGGTGGATTTATGAGCATTCCGAATGGCCCATCAAGTCGCAGGAGCGTGCGTGGGCCCGAGAACTGAACCATACATCGTGGGCGGTTCGGGATGCGCTGCAGTCGTGCGATGTCATCCACATACAGTCCTTGCCAGGTCTTGTATTTTCACGCTTCGTCGAACGCCCCTTTGTTCTAACCCTGCATGGGCCCCACGATGCTACATCGAGTGAATGTTTTGGGTTTTATCCAGAGGTCCACTATGTAGCAATTAGTCAGGCGCAGGCGCGGCAGGAAACGATGGCAAAGCTGCGCACAATTCACCATGGCATTGATTTGCGGCTATACCCGGTTGTCAAGAACAAGCAGCAATATCTCAGCTTCATTGGCCGCATTGCGCCGATCAAAGGAACGCACATCGCCATTGATGTCGCACAACGAACGGGGATTCCGCTAAAGATTGCAGGCCAGGTGCAGCCTATAAATCGGGAGTATTTCGAGAAAAAGATACGGCCACATATTGACGGCAAGTTGGTGGAGTATGTCGGTCCGGCGGACCTCCGCGACAAGAATGAACTGCTGGGAAACTCGATGGCCATGCTGTTTCCCATTCAGTGGAATGAGCCATTTGGACTCGTGATGGTCGAAGCCATGGCATGCGGTACTCCGGTGCTTGCTATGCCCGGAGGCTCGGTACCGGAGGTGGTGCAGGAGGGAGTCTCCGGCCATATCTGCCGATCCGTGCGGAGTATGGCCAATCGGCTCCGCAACCTGAGTTTCGATTCCGCAGCTATACGCCGCTACGTTGAGGAGAACTTTTCCTTGGACAAGATGGTTGCGCAATACGCGTCCCTCTATAAAGAGGCCGCAAGGTGAGGGTTCAATTTCTGATCCCCACGCACTGACGATCCTGAAAGCGGCGATTCGTCAGTTCAGCACTCACCATTAGATCTGCCACTTGTCACTACAAAAATCGAATTGCATCGCGCATTTTTCGACATGGCAACCGCCCGTTGCAAACGGCATTCAAACAGTCGCCGGTTCTTGACTGTGAGGAGGAATTGTTACGGGAGAGATTGTCAGCTCCGGACTGACCCGCACGGTAGCTCCAGAGACCCAATGCGGATTGCCACGCGTACAAGCCCCACGTTATTGCTGCCCCGATCTGATCGGAATCGGGCATTACGAGCGGTGGGTCAGTCGTGACCTCATTGAGGAGATCCAGCAACTTGCTCGTCAGTTGCGCGGGATTCGTGTCTGCCACATTAACTCGACCGCCTCTGGTGGGGGCGTGGCCGAGATGCTCGGCAGTCTTGTGCCCCTATGCTCGACACTCGGTATTCAGGCCGACTGGCGTTTGATCACCGGCGATGAACAATTCTTCCGCGTCACCAAGACCTTTCACAATGCGCTGCAAAGCGCTGGACTGGATCTGAGAGAAGAGGCGCTCGCCGGTTATTTGGAGCGCAACCGCGTCAGTGCCGAGCAGGTTCATGACGAATACGATGTCTATGTTGTGCATGATCCTCAGCCGCTCGCGATCCGGCATTTCGCGAGCACAGATCACAGCAAGTGGATCTGGCGTTGCCATATTGACAGCTCTAAGCCCAATCCGCCGACCTGGGAATTCGTGCGCCCGTTTGTGGAGGAGTACGACGCGGTTGTGTTCACGATGGAGTCGTTCCAGCCGGCAGACTTGAATGCCTCCTGTTTACGCTTCGTTCCGCCTGCGATTGATCCTCTCTCCACCAAGAACCTCGAGCTCGACGAGGATCTGTATTGCCGTGTATTAGTGGAATTGGGCATCAGCTTGCGCAAACCTGTTCTCTTGCAGGTTTCCCGATTCGATCCCTGGAAGGACCCTCTCGGCGTGATTCGGGCATTCCATCTCGTGAAGCAGGAGATTCCGGCACTCCAACTGGTGCTTGCGGGAGGAATGGCCACAGACGATCCTCAAGGAGGTGAGATGCTGGAAGCGCTGCGTACGGAAGCTGCCGGCGATCGAGATATTCATGTGTTCACGAACCTCGGAAACCTGGAGATCAACGCTTTGCAACGCGCCGCGTATGCCATCATTCAGAAATCCATCAAGGAAGGCTTCGGATTGGTCGTCTCCGAGGCGTTCTGGAAGCGGAAGCCCGTGGTTGCAGGAAATGCCGGCGGGATTCCGCTTCAGTTCCCGGATGATTATCAGGGCTTTCTGGTGGAGAGCGTCGAAGAATGTGCTCAGCGGCTTTCCACCCTGCTCAAGCAACCGGCGCAAGCCCAGGGGTTCGGAGCCGCCGGCAACGCGAAAGTGACTGCTGATTTCCTGCTGCCACGTCTACTTCGTGACGAATTACAACTGTTTGCAGACGTGCTGTAGGGCTCACCTAAAGTGTCCTAGTCCCATTTGCTATGACCTTTGATAAACTCGCGTGCGCATTGCCTCCACGGATGTTGCCCGGCTATAGAACATTCCAGATTCTACGAACGCGGATCGGTGCCGGTGGCTAATCACTAAGTGCTCGACGTGCTTCTCCCGACAGCCATTGCTGGTTTAACCCCCACGATCGCGCTGTACGTCTGAGCCATTTCCTGTGGTTCTCACCAAGCAACCTCTTGCGC of the Acidobacteriota bacterium genome contains:
- a CDS encoding glycosyl transferase family 1, which translates into the protein MRGIRVCHINSTASGGGVAEMLGSLVPLCSTLGIQADWRLITGDEQFFRVTKTFHNALQSAGLDLREEALAGYLERNRVSAEQVHDEYDVYVVHDPQPLAIRHFASTDHSKWIWRCHIDSSKPNPPTWEFVRPFVEEYDAVVFTMESFQPADLNASCLRFVPPAIDPLSTKNLELDEDLYCRVLVELGISLRKPVLLQVSRFDPWKDPLGVIRAFHLVKQEIPALQLVLAGGMATDDPQGGEMLEALRTEAAGDRDIHVFTNLGNLEINALQRAAYAIIQKSIKEGFGLVVSEAFWKRKPVVAGNAGGIPLQFPDDYQGFLVESVEECAQRLSTLLKQPAQAQGFGAAGNAKVTADFLLPRLLRDELQLFADVL
- a CDS encoding glycosyl transferase, giving the protein MKVALIAAPFIAVPPADYGGTELFVAQLAEGLHNAGTEAVVYTNRESSVGVERRWIYEHSEWPIKSQERAWARELNHTSWAVRDALQSCDVIHIQSLPGLVFSRFVERPFVLTLHGPHDATSSECFGFYPEVHYVAISQAQARQETMAKLRTIHHGIDLRLYPVVKNKQQYLSFIGRIAPIKGTHIAIDVAQRTGIPLKIAGQVQPINREYFEKKIRPHIDGKLVEYVGPADLRDKNELLGNSMAMLFPIQWNEPFGLVMVEAMACGTPVLAMPGGSVPEVVQEGVSGHICRSVRSMANRLRNLSFDSAAIRRYVEENFSLDKMVAQYASLYKEAAR